AAGCTAATCAATGGCTAAGGAAATCCTCATCAAAGTATGCGGTATGCGGGAGCCTGAGAATATCGCAGGACTGGTAAAACTTCCAATAAACTATATCGGGCATATCTTTTATGAGAAGTCGCCACGCTATGTTTCGGAGGTCATTGATCTTCCCATTCCAAAGACTATTAAAAGGACAGGAGTTTTCGTTAATGCAGATAGAGCTACCATCAAGCAAACGATCCTTGATCAGCAGCTAGAGGCTGTTCAATTACACGGAAATGAATCGGTAGCCCTGTGCCAGGAAATCAAAGATTTGGGTGTAGAGCTTATCAAAGCCTTTGGTGTGGACGATGATTTCCAATGGAATGAGCTAGAAGCCTATCTCGCTGCAGTCGATTATTTCCTATTTGATAGCAAGAGCGAAGCATATGGTGGCACTGGAAAAACATTCAACTGGGATAAGCTGAAGACCTATCCTTACGCCAAGCCCTATTTCTTAAGTGGTGGATTATCATTAGAAAATCTGGCTGAAGCCTACCAATTCGATGACGAAAGACTAATCGGCTTGGACTTAAATTCAAAATTTGAAATATCTGCAGGTCTCAAAGACTTAGATAAAATAAATAAAGCACTGAAAATAATTGAACATGAGCAAATATCAAGTAAATAACAAAGGATATTACGGCCCTTTTGGTGGTGCATACATCCCGGAG
The DNA window shown above is from Sphingobacterium hotanense and carries:
- a CDS encoding phosphoribosylanthranilate isomerase, whose product is MAKEILIKVCGMREPENIAGLVKLPINYIGHIFYEKSPRYVSEVIDLPIPKTIKRTGVFVNADRATIKQTILDQQLEAVQLHGNESVALCQEIKDLGVELIKAFGVDDDFQWNELEAYLAAVDYFLFDSKSEAYGGTGKTFNWDKLKTYPYAKPYFLSGGLSLENLAEAYQFDDERLIGLDLNSKFEISAGLKDLDKINKALKIIEHEQISSK